The proteins below come from a single Rhizobium sp. BT04 genomic window:
- a CDS encoding biliverdin-producing heme oxygenase has product MSLRSALRTHTADCHAAVDTLFGSFNLSRIQDYKAFLRAHARVVPSVEQALEEAGIARLLPDWLERRRAHLLAADIRELDDRLPVPVPQPALRCDAAVWGAAYVLEGSKLGGALLARAVPDHLPSSYLSPQGPKGAMRLFMDRLDGSNVGDPAAAIAAARDVFELFLKAGQLTLEAVS; this is encoded by the coding sequence ATGTCACTTCGCAGCGCCCTCCGCACACACACTGCAGATTGCCACGCCGCGGTCGACACCCTCTTCGGCAGTTTCAACCTCTCACGCATCCAGGATTATAAGGCTTTCCTACGCGCCCATGCGCGGGTCGTACCATCAGTCGAACAGGCGCTTGAGGAAGCCGGGATCGCCCGCTTGCTGCCCGACTGGCTGGAACGAAGGCGCGCACACCTGCTCGCTGCCGACATAAGGGAACTTGACGATCGATTGCCCGTGCCTGTTCCGCAACCTGCCTTGCGCTGCGACGCAGCGGTCTGGGGTGCTGCCTATGTCCTTGAAGGCTCCAAGCTCGGCGGTGCGCTGCTCGCCAGGGCCGTACCCGATCACTTGCCCAGCAGCTATCTGAGCCCGCAAGGCCCGAAAGGAGCCATGCGGCTCTTCATGGATCGTCTTGACGGGAGCAACGTGGGCGATCCCGCCGCTGCCATCGCCGCAGCTCGCGATGTCTTCGAACTGTTCCTCAAAGCCGGGCAGCTCACGCTGGAAGCCGTCTCATGA
- a CDS encoding rhodanese-like domain-containing protein, giving the protein MPSPVAEIPAAAADIAAAHYAAKLAFETDCSDVHAAFALGKVDFVLLDVRSPTLFAQSHVPGAINLPHGKMTAHRMSAWPADTLFVVYCAGPHCNGADKAALRLSRLGLSVKLMIGGMTGWADEGFPFDEGVPTAA; this is encoded by the coding sequence ATGCCAAGCCCCGTCGCCGAAATCCCCGCCGCCGCCGCTGATATCGCCGCTGCTCACTATGCAGCCAAGCTTGCCTTCGAGACTGATTGCTCCGATGTTCACGCAGCCTTTGCGTTGGGCAAGGTAGATTTCGTTCTGCTCGACGTGCGCTCGCCAACGCTCTTTGCACAGTCCCACGTTCCCGGTGCAATCAACCTGCCGCATGGCAAGATGACCGCGCATCGGATGTCGGCCTGGCCCGCCGACACGCTTTTCGTCGTCTATTGCGCCGGCCCGCATTGCAACGGCGCTGATAAGGCCGCACTTCGCCTCTCCCGCCTCGGCCTGTCGGTGAAACTGATGATCGGCGGCATGACCGGCTGGGCCGATGAAGGCTTCCCCTTCGATGAGGGCGTTCCCACTGCGGCCTGA
- a CDS encoding RNA ligase RtcB family protein, with the protein MTSAAHPAVINRFFSGSAWIEGAALNQLDEMSRLPGVLEIAAFPDLHPGKYGATGVALLSSRLHPLLIGNDIGCGMSLFALDLPLRKLKIDKAAERLRRLEMQAIGDASEMLVEAGLAADLVPGALGTIGGGNHFCELQAVEDLAEGGRAAGLDDQRLYLLVHSGSRALGAAVFSEAVVAHPRLVAGLEPGSEAGGAWLASHDRCVAWASLNRRLIAVRAAAALRADLSLVADIPHNLVRRCDRGFVHYKGAAAVAPGELAPIAGSRASLSHVVVATDGVSRSLGGISHGAGRKYDRATMHGRVGRNRSEREQLLRNAWGGVAICDDRALVVEEASSAYKDSGQVIGDLEREGLTVGLARLRPLVTFKKAVDEAEVEQRRRKPDHRREGGRGHERY; encoded by the coding sequence ATGACGTCGGCGGCTCATCCGGCGGTCATCAATCGTTTCTTTTCCGGTTCGGCCTGGATCGAAGGCGCCGCCTTAAACCAGCTCGACGAAATGTCCCGCCTGCCGGGCGTTTTGGAAATCGCCGCCTTTCCGGATCTGCACCCCGGCAAATACGGTGCGACCGGCGTGGCATTGTTGTCGTCCCGGCTGCACCCGCTGCTGATCGGAAACGATATTGGTTGCGGCATGTCGCTCTTCGCTCTCGACCTGCCATTGCGGAAGCTGAAGATCGACAAGGCGGCGGAACGACTGCGCCGGCTTGAAATGCAGGCGATCGGAGATGCTTCCGAAATGCTTGTAGAAGCCGGTCTGGCTGCCGATCTGGTACCCGGTGCCCTGGGCACGATCGGCGGCGGCAATCATTTTTGCGAGCTGCAGGCCGTGGAAGATCTTGCCGAGGGCGGACGCGCTGCAGGTCTCGATGATCAGCGGCTCTATCTGCTGGTTCATTCCGGTTCGCGGGCCCTCGGCGCTGCCGTCTTTTCAGAGGCGGTGGTGGCTCATCCGAGGCTGGTCGCCGGTCTCGAGCCTGGCTCGGAGGCGGGCGGTGCCTGGCTTGCGAGTCATGACCGCTGTGTTGCCTGGGCATCGCTGAACCGGCGGCTGATCGCAGTCCGGGCCGCAGCCGCACTTCGCGCCGATCTCAGCCTCGTCGCCGACATACCGCACAATCTCGTTCGCCGCTGCGATCGCGGATTTGTGCATTACAAGGGCGCTGCGGCCGTTGCACCGGGCGAACTCGCACCGATTGCGGGATCGCGGGCGAGCCTCAGCCATGTGGTTGTTGCGACCGATGGCGTCAGCCGTTCGCTCGGCGGCATCTCCCATGGAGCCGGTCGCAAATATGACCGGGCCACGATGCATGGGCGTGTCGGCCGCAACCGCTCGGAACGCGAACAGCTGTTGCGCAATGCCTGGGGCGGGGTCGCCATCTGCGATGACCGTGCTCTGGTCGTCGAGGAGGCGTCGTCGGCCTACAAGGATTCCGGGCAGGTCATCGGCGATCTCGAGCGCGAGGGCCTGACCGTCGGGCTTGCCCGCCTGCGGCCGCTCGTCACCTTCAAGAAGGCGGTCGATGAAGCGGAGGTCGAACAGCGCCGGCGCAAGCCCGATCATCGCAGGGAAGGAGGGCGCGGTCATGAGCGCTATTGA
- the ftrA gene encoding transcriptional regulator FtrA, with protein MTDSVKIMPNSRPQQTKGPLVAALAYDGLCTFEFGIAYEVFGLPRPEMGEGWYRFSVCAIEPGPLRAAGGLTVEVDKGLEVLGEADLIVVPGWRAIDAPVPVPLAAALRAAHQRGARIMSLCSGVAVLAGSGLLANRRATTHWRYVASIAALYPDITLDSDVLYMDEGSLLTAAGSAAGIDLCLHVVRGDFGSEAANSVARRLVVPPHREGGQAQFIHAPVPEEREGIRLGPLIEWMRQSLSEQQPISLLAKRAGMSMRTFQRRFEATTGLSVGEWLLMERLRHARDLLERELAVSLDDIAVASGFGTLATMRHHFRRRLGTSPSGYRKSFGN; from the coding sequence ATGACCGACAGCGTAAAGATCATGCCAAACTCACGTCCGCAGCAGACGAAAGGACCGCTGGTCGCAGCGCTTGCCTATGACGGGCTCTGCACCTTCGAATTCGGCATTGCCTATGAGGTCTTCGGCCTGCCGCGTCCGGAGATGGGTGAGGGCTGGTATCGCTTCTCGGTCTGCGCCATCGAACCAGGACCGCTTCGCGCTGCGGGAGGGCTGACGGTCGAGGTCGACAAGGGACTGGAGGTGCTTGGTGAGGCGGACCTGATCGTCGTGCCCGGCTGGCGGGCAATCGATGCGCCGGTGCCGGTACCGCTTGCCGCAGCGCTGAGGGCAGCGCATCAGCGCGGCGCGCGCATCATGTCGCTCTGCTCCGGCGTTGCCGTTCTTGCCGGATCGGGGCTGCTTGCCAACCGCAGGGCGACGACACATTGGCGCTATGTCGCCTCGATCGCCGCGCTCTACCCCGACATTACGCTCGATTCGGACGTTCTCTACATGGACGAGGGCAGCCTGCTGACGGCGGCAGGCAGTGCTGCCGGCATCGACCTCTGCCTGCATGTGGTGCGCGGCGATTTCGGTTCGGAAGCGGCAAACAGCGTCGCCCGCCGCCTCGTTGTGCCACCCCACCGCGAAGGCGGGCAGGCGCAGTTCATTCACGCGCCGGTTCCCGAGGAACGTGAGGGCATCCGCCTGGGGCCGTTGATTGAATGGATGCGCCAAAGCCTTTCCGAGCAGCAGCCGATCAGCCTGCTTGCCAAAAGAGCCGGCATGAGCATGCGCACCTTCCAGCGGCGCTTCGAAGCGACGACGGGTCTCAGCGTCGGCGAATGGCTGCTGATGGAGCGGCTGCGCCATGCCCGCGATCTGCTGGAGAGGGAACTTGCGGTTTCGCTCGACGATATCGCCGTCGCCAGCGGCTTCGGCACGCTCGCGACGATGCGGCATCATTTCCGCAGGCGGTTGGGGACGAGCCCGAGCGGTTATAGGAAGTCATTCGGCAACTAA
- a CDS encoding TetR family transcriptional regulator C-terminal domain-containing protein, producing MTIPRAAKTLRRTRIQEEKEEQILEAALDVFSASGFRGSTIDQIAEVAGMSKPNLLYYFRTKEAMHRALIDRVLYTWLEPLRAFDAEGNPEEEIRSYIRRKLEMARDFPRESRLFANEVLQGAPHIEDELKGPLKQLVDEKAEVIRAWTKAGKIAKCDPYHLIFSIWSTTQHYADFDVQVRAVLGQEHSGEGRFEDAARFLEQLFIGGLRPDPRGS from the coding sequence GTGACCATACCGAGAGCAGCGAAAACCCTGAGGCGGACGCGAATCCAGGAGGAGAAGGAAGAGCAGATCCTGGAGGCGGCGCTCGACGTGTTTTCGGCAAGCGGCTTCCGCGGCTCGACCATCGACCAGATCGCCGAAGTGGCCGGCATGTCGAAACCCAACCTGCTCTATTATTTCCGCACCAAGGAAGCCATGCACCGGGCGCTGATCGACCGGGTGCTCTACACCTGGCTGGAGCCGTTGCGCGCCTTCGACGCCGAGGGCAATCCCGAGGAGGAAATCCGCAGCTACATCAGGCGCAAGCTGGAGATGGCGCGCGATTTTCCGCGCGAGAGCCGGCTCTTCGCCAATGAGGTGCTGCAGGGCGCGCCGCATATCGAAGACGAGCTGAAGGGTCCGCTGAAGCAACTGGTCGACGAGAAGGCGGAGGTCATCCGCGCCTGGACGAAAGCAGGCAAGATCGCCAAATGCGATCCCTACCACCTGATCTTCTCAATCTGGTCGACGACGCAGCATTATGCGGATTTCGATGTCCAGGTGCGCGCGGTGCTAGGGCAGGAGCATTCCGGCGAAGGGCGCTTCGAGGATGCCGCGCGGTTTCTCGAACAGCTCTTCATCGGCGGGCTGCGGCCGGATCCGCGAGGAAGCTGA
- a CDS encoding LysR family transcriptional regulator, which translates to MEQLKGISIFVEAVEAGGFSAAAERLHLTRSAVGKTIARLEQRLGVRLFNRTTRMQSLTEEGRFFYERCLRAVEEIRIGEAMLESGRRDVRGRLRISMPVLFGRHCIAPTLARLLDEHPNLELDLSFNDRIVDLLEDGFDLVIRNGPLKDNPDLMARAIARQRMTVCASPAYLEKHGAPQTVFDIPRHEGIVYRRGDDDKGWIFPTAADPGRRLVPKARLRLDDLASISDAAVAGRGLAWLPCWLVREEVLAGRLIQVLKQEPANVFDAHAVWLRSPVMLPKVRLAIDTLAARLPAMMG; encoded by the coding sequence ATGGAGCAGCTGAAGGGTATCTCGATCTTTGTCGAAGCCGTCGAGGCCGGTGGCTTTTCGGCTGCTGCCGAGCGGCTCCATCTCACCCGTTCGGCGGTCGGCAAGACCATCGCACGGCTGGAACAGCGTCTCGGCGTGCGGCTTTTCAACCGTACGACCCGTATGCAGAGCCTTACCGAGGAAGGCCGCTTCTTCTACGAGCGCTGCCTGCGGGCGGTTGAGGAAATCCGCATCGGGGAAGCCATGTTGGAATCCGGCCGGCGTGACGTGCGCGGTCGATTGCGCATATCGATGCCCGTGCTTTTCGGCCGCCACTGCATCGCGCCGACCCTCGCACGCCTGCTCGATGAGCATCCGAATCTCGAACTCGACCTTTCCTTCAACGACCGTATCGTCGACCTGCTTGAGGACGGGTTCGATCTTGTCATCCGCAACGGGCCGCTGAAGGACAATCCGGATCTGATGGCCCGGGCGATCGCCCGCCAGCGCATGACCGTCTGCGCATCGCCTGCCTATCTGGAAAAACATGGCGCGCCGCAGACGGTCTTCGATATTCCGCGGCATGAAGGCATCGTCTACAGGCGAGGCGATGACGACAAGGGTTGGATATTTCCGACTGCGGCCGATCCCGGGCGGCGGCTGGTGCCAAAGGCGCGACTGCGGCTCGACGACCTCGCTTCGATTTCCGATGCGGCCGTCGCCGGGCGCGGTCTTGCCTGGCTCCCCTGCTGGCTGGTCCGCGAGGAGGTGCTGGCAGGCCGGCTCATCCAGGTGTTGAAGCAGGAACCGGCCAATGTTTTCGATGCCCATGCCGTTTGGCTGCGCTCTCCGGTCATGCTGCCGAAGGTGCGGCTCGCGATTGATACGCTCGCCGCGAGACTGCCGGCAATGATGGGCTGA
- a CDS encoding NAD(P)-dependent alcohol dehydrogenase: MQTTRQWQIDAVGPERQLTIGERRLEPVSGNSVLVRTEAVSLNFRDRLVMESGMGLPLQFPFVPASDMAGVVEAVGPDVSRFKPGDRVISTFSPDWIDGRGLGDARTPPYKTRGGFYPGVLSQYTVLSEDWYSRAPSTLDAAQASTLPCAGLTAWFALIERGGLKAGDKVLVQGTGGVALFGLQIAKAHGAEVSITSGSAEKLGRAVALGADHAINRHEGDWVEQLYQLTGGYGADHVLEIVGGSHLGQALKAVAINGRISVIGVFEGFEVSGPAGPLLLKAPVVQGISVGHRRALEDLVRAIDQTGLKPVIDKRYAFDEFPEALDHLYRGPFGKVVVEF; encoded by the coding sequence ATGCAGACAACACGGCAATGGCAGATCGACGCGGTTGGACCGGAGCGCCAACTGACGATCGGCGAGCGGAGGCTCGAACCGGTTTCGGGAAACAGTGTTCTGGTCCGGACGGAAGCCGTCTCGCTCAATTTCCGCGACCGGCTGGTGATGGAGAGCGGCATGGGGTTGCCGCTGCAATTTCCCTTCGTACCAGCTTCCGACATGGCAGGGGTCGTCGAGGCGGTCGGACCCGATGTCAGCCGTTTCAAGCCGGGCGATCGGGTCATCTCGACCTTTTCGCCCGACTGGATCGACGGACGCGGGTTGGGCGATGCGCGCACCCCACCTTACAAGACACGCGGCGGCTTCTATCCCGGCGTCCTCTCCCAATATACCGTGCTGTCGGAGGACTGGTACTCACGCGCGCCTTCCACGCTCGATGCGGCGCAGGCGAGCACCTTGCCCTGCGCCGGACTGACTGCCTGGTTCGCACTGATCGAACGCGGCGGTCTGAAGGCCGGCGATAAGGTTCTGGTGCAAGGCACCGGCGGTGTGGCGCTCTTCGGTCTGCAGATCGCCAAGGCACATGGTGCGGAGGTCTCCATCACATCAGGCAGCGCCGAGAAGCTCGGACGCGCCGTTGCGCTGGGCGCCGATCACGCGATCAACCGCCATGAGGGCGACTGGGTTGAGCAACTCTATCAGTTGACCGGCGGCTATGGCGCCGATCACGTGCTTGAGATCGTCGGCGGCTCGCATCTCGGCCAGGCGCTGAAGGCGGTGGCGATCAATGGCCGCATTTCCGTTATCGGCGTGTTCGAGGGGTTCGAGGTTTCCGGCCCGGCCGGCCCGCTGTTGCTCAAGGCGCCTGTTGTGCAGGGCATATCCGTCGGCCATCGCCGTGCGCTGGAAGACCTCGTGCGGGCAATCGACCAGACCGGGCTGAAGCCTGTGATCGACAAGCGTTATGCCTTCGACGAATTCCCTGAGGCGCTCGATCATCTCTATCGGGGGCCTTTCGGCAAGGTGGTCGTCGAGTTCTAA
- a CDS encoding HWE histidine kinase domain-containing protein produces the protein MSGTPEPVDLSNCDREPIHQLGAVQPFGFLLAISSDWIVTRASANLVEFLGITQADALGRPVTSLITPEALHAIRNKLTTLRGSDVVERIFGIALTSGQDRFDVAVHLNEGQVIIEGERGPEDRHNAPSLSMRSMMSRLDHTETMEAFFREGARQARALTGFDRVMVYRFDESGSGEVVAEAARAGIGSFLGLHYPASDIPVQARALYLRNLFRIIADINAVPVPILPALDEHGQPLDLSMSILRSVSPIHIEYLKNMGVGASLSISIVVDGKLWGLFACHHYGPRLPSAQSRSTAELFGQMFASRLESRERRLALDYETQARRIADRLLTSVADNASLLDDPAWLIEALADAIPADGIGVWINGRLALAGIGPDERAFAVLVRHLNRNAAGRIYAVDRLTETYPDLEVDDVVAGMLAIPISRSPRDYVVLFRQELARTVRWAGDPQKPVEYGPNGPRLTPRKSFEAWSELERGRSLPFTEAERRVAETIRVTLIEVVLRLADEVSMARQVANERQELLIAELNHRVRNILSLITGIIRQSQTTSVSLGDYIRQIEGRVQSLARAHDQITRDHWAPASFRQLLSAETAAYLGKNAQRIRMNGEDVLLEPEAFSTAALVFHELMTNSAKYGSLSGAGSGTVELGWHRDEEGSLRIGWRERNGPVVAEPTRHGFGSTIIRRSIPYDLGGKADVRYIATGLEADFSIPARYVNSADPASGLPNPTPSTVTEREPLHADRQPLSGFKILLVENNLIIAMDGEDILRRLGAEVATAPNVAEAMEILAGQSFDFALLDVNLGDETSFGIADRLAADGVPFAFATGYGEGIAQANNHSGAPVLQKPYTTEGITDLLARMQFSKGG, from the coding sequence ATGAGCGGCACGCCTGAACCCGTCGATCTCAGCAATTGCGACCGCGAGCCCATCCACCAGCTCGGCGCGGTCCAGCCTTTCGGCTTTCTGCTGGCGATATCCTCGGACTGGATCGTCACGCGCGCCTCGGCAAATTTGGTGGAGTTCCTCGGCATTACCCAGGCCGACGCGCTCGGCCGTCCCGTTACCTCGCTGATCACGCCCGAAGCGCTCCACGCAATCCGCAACAAGCTGACCACGTTACGCGGTTCCGACGTCGTCGAGCGCATTTTCGGCATTGCCCTGACATCAGGTCAGGACAGGTTCGACGTTGCCGTGCATCTGAACGAAGGGCAGGTCATCATCGAAGGCGAACGTGGGCCGGAAGACAGACACAACGCCCCGTCTCTCTCCATGCGCAGCATGATGTCCCGCCTCGACCACACGGAAACTATGGAGGCTTTCTTCCGAGAGGGCGCAAGGCAGGCACGCGCCCTCACCGGCTTCGATCGGGTCATGGTCTATCGTTTCGACGAAAGCGGTTCCGGCGAAGTCGTGGCGGAAGCCGCCCGCGCCGGTATCGGCTCATTCCTCGGGCTGCACTATCCGGCGTCCGATATTCCGGTGCAGGCGCGAGCGCTTTATCTGCGCAACCTGTTCCGCATCATTGCCGATATCAACGCCGTCCCGGTCCCGATCCTCCCCGCACTCGACGAGCACGGTCAGCCGCTCGATCTCTCCATGTCGATCCTGCGTTCGGTTTCGCCGATCCATATCGAATATCTGAAAAACATGGGCGTCGGCGCGTCGCTCTCCATATCGATCGTCGTCGACGGCAAGCTCTGGGGGCTGTTTGCCTGCCATCACTACGGCCCGCGGCTGCCTTCGGCCCAAAGCCGCTCCACCGCCGAGCTCTTCGGTCAGATGTTTGCGTCCCGGCTTGAAAGCCGCGAACGGCGCCTGGCGCTCGACTACGAGACCCAGGCGCGTCGCATCGCCGACCGGCTCCTCACCTCCGTGGCGGACAATGCCAGCCTGCTCGACGATCCGGCCTGGCTGATCGAGGCGCTCGCCGACGCCATTCCTGCCGACGGTATCGGCGTCTGGATCAACGGCCGGCTGGCCCTTGCCGGCATCGGGCCGGATGAGAGAGCTTTCGCAGTCCTCGTCCGCCATCTCAACCGCAACGCCGCCGGCCGCATCTATGCCGTCGACAGGCTCACGGAAACCTATCCGGATCTTGAGGTCGACGATGTGGTGGCCGGCATGCTCGCCATCCCGATCTCGCGTTCGCCGCGCGATTACGTCGTGCTTTTCCGTCAGGAGCTGGCGCGCACCGTCCGCTGGGCCGGCGATCCGCAAAAGCCGGTGGAATACGGTCCCAACGGGCCGCGGCTGACGCCGCGCAAGAGTTTCGAAGCCTGGTCGGAACTGGAGCGCGGTCGCTCGCTCCCCTTCACGGAGGCCGAGCGCCGGGTCGCCGAAACGATCCGCGTCACGCTGATCGAAGTGGTGCTGCGCCTGGCCGACGAGGTCAGCATGGCGCGCCAGGTGGCAAACGAGCGGCAGGAGCTGCTGATCGCCGAGCTCAACCATCGCGTCCGCAACATACTGAGCCTTATCACCGGCATCATCCGGCAATCGCAGACGACGTCGGTGAGCCTCGGCGACTACATCCGCCAGATCGAGGGCCGGGTCCAGTCGCTTGCACGCGCCCATGACCAGATCACTCGGGATCACTGGGCGCCCGCATCGTTTCGGCAATTGCTCTCGGCCGAGACTGCCGCCTATCTCGGGAAAAATGCCCAACGCATCCGGATGAACGGCGAAGACGTACTGCTAGAACCAGAGGCCTTTTCCACCGCAGCCCTCGTTTTCCATGAGTTGATGACCAACAGCGCCAAATACGGCAGCCTCTCCGGCGCCGGCAGCGGCACCGTTGAGCTCGGCTGGCACCGCGATGAGGAAGGCAGCCTGCGCATCGGCTGGCGCGAACGAAACGGCCCTGTAGTCGCCGAGCCGACGCGCCACGGATTCGGCTCGACCATCATCCGGCGCTCGATCCCCTACGACCTCGGCGGTAAGGCAGACGTCCGCTACATCGCGACCGGCCTCGAGGCGGATTTTTCCATTCCGGCTCGCTATGTGAACAGCGCCGACCCGGCAAGCGGATTGCCAAATCCGACGCCGTCGACGGTCACCGAACGCGAGCCCCTTCACGCGGACCGCCAGCCGCTCTCGGGTTTCAAAATCCTGCTGGTGGAAAACAACCTGATCATCGCCATGGATGGGGAGGACATCCTGCGCCGCCTCGGGGCTGAAGTGGCAACGGCGCCTAATGTCGCCGAGGCCATGGAAATCCTGGCCGGCCAGTCCTTCGACTTCGCGCTGCTCGATGTCAATCTCGGCGATGAAACGAGTTTCGGGATTGCCGACCGATTGGCAGCCGACGGCGTTCCCTTCGCTTTTGCCACGGGTTATGGCGAAGGCATCGCTCAGGCAAACAACCACTCCGGCGCACCCGTATTGCAGAAGCCCTATACGACCGAAGGCATAACGGATCTGCTCGCCCGGATGCAGTTTTCCAAGGGAGGATAA